The following are encoded in a window of Corythoichthys intestinalis isolate RoL2023-P3 chromosome 8, ASM3026506v1, whole genome shotgun sequence genomic DNA:
- the cp110 gene encoding uncharacterized protein cp110 isoform X1, with product MEDYDTFVRNRLSDLRKKEEKHEVPAASAIRFFGAPILPPVLTATRREEMRQHRETAQKDAVTRRLKSNQRLAYVQRILQSVQTRTLPTLEDLLEELKFGSKSFDSTNSSESSQQSVNTVAEKKTSLICPLQSTTNGAFSTNHVIPEQNHKGECLVEHCEKQISQPGFVSSVNHCFVTSESVSHEIMEDATGLSENLDIRNVCHDPQGIDNSNDSFLPKTPKTITRTPDIISYPPIDGEELERSGHESSFSHDFVELNDNSFNVYLNNSSGSDRHSGEKSINSHIDIADNQYDLPSSAVHKMKEGQKMKAVLGLPLLDSFTTTNMSELPQSPIVHCSRADQPNQSNPRNIDSVGTEVPKSQSKSANRPSLQDMLKQSQEYRREQRLLRNQAKRARIQEKAQEQLKVEEKNLSDKENNEFHFKSMEGRKTKEKRFIKTINTACTKSNDNSSANIGFLIGKKANDNSEHITIPHPQPLSQSQTQELYHLTIDQKNTEPVASFGQHGTHQSIPLPRFCQSPVYNEASSCVPKGADDLREKVLISSSHIESHKADEEHNMKQQSEKPSIEVESSQHMNQLESCLSTLKELISDLGSSHVEIEGKCEDSPHRGSEVKQDQRDNEYPKRQSLDSSRSMLENSDEQINSNVDNYPSIQQDKGEEVNLAELSMANTFTLPGKINENAYHMNSGQLEGSKKQQPPVVPVLSVEKWKPVSRNVFLQPTLPHDCSAPLISNSYHLERASKAKGDHSSIVMLSVNQSLDVDTLSEGWLPEGSGSEQDSSDQLAQGKGLTPVSVTDIEAASSKVKRRLLMNVTDLDKTVAPCSEALSPVRHSYNTSKVSLASMGSVTEELKRVHAAQVKALEEEHRRQQEELRQVLTVRYCKPKSPPLPCSPSSGSRLGDTVTFSKLSQPPSSHLERCLPLLLAAVKGYLTRRLLRTEKVAQLVRTIGDTQQFLQAFQLRSPGGEICSKQDRLLWQSVTRQLRAARYDLYDIFFCLSMGERMQLISLDRELARQRVLRQQVTRKVSSQMGNTRCPKGRSSVSTTTQKSLQKKRGILTQKKSEKVSGVVLTEHKGGFTNEQSLATTGKRGWLKPKPARVSQRSYSCRPR from the exons ATGGAAGACTACGACACGTTTGTGCGGAATCGTTTGTCAGATTTGCGGAAAAAAGAGGAGAAACATGAAGTGCCTGCGGCTTCTGCCATTCGCTTCTTTGGAGCGCCCATCCTACCCCCCGTG CTCACAGCGACACGGAGAGAAGAAATGAGGCAGCACAGAGAAACAGCCCAAAAAGATGCGGTGACTCGTAGATTGAAGAGCAACCAAAGACTAGCATATGTGCAAAGAATTCTACAGAGTGTTCAG acAAGGACCTTACCAACGCTGGAAGACTTACTTGAGGAGTTAAAATTTGGCTCAAAATCTTTTGATTCCACCAACTCAAGTGAATCAAGTCAGCAAAGTGTAAATACTGTGGCAGAAAAGAAGACTTCGCTTATATGTCCGTTGCAGTCCACCACAAATGGTGCTTTTTCCACCAATCATGTGATTCCtgagcaaaatcacaagggagaGTGCCTTGTTGAGCATTGTGAAAAACAAATATCCCAGCCAGGGTTCGTAAGTAGTGTGAATCACTGCTTTGTAACCTCTGAGTCCGTGTCTCATGAAATTATGGAAGACGCCACTGGTCTTTCAGAAAATCTTGACATAAGGAATGTTTGCCATGATCCACAGGGAATTGATAATTCAAATGACTCTTTCCTTCCCAAGACCCCAAAGACAATCACCAGGACGCCAGATATTATTAGCTATCCTCCCATTGATGGAGAAGAATTGGAGAGAAGTGGACACGAGTCATCCTTTTCTCACGATTTTGTAGAACTGAACGATAATAGTTTTAATGTATATCTTAACAATTCATCCGGAAGTGATCGTCATTCTGGAGAGAAAAGCATAAATAGTCACATAGACATTGCTGATAATCAATATGATCTTCCTTCTTCCGCTGTTCATAAAATGAAGGAAGGGCAAAAAATGAAGGCAGTGTTGGGACTCCCACTTTTGGATAGCTTTACCACTACAAATATGTCTGAGTTACCTCAAAGTCCAATTGTTCATTGTTCACGCGCTGATCAGCCTAATCAGAGCAATCCAAGAAATATAGACTCTGTGGGCACGGAAGTACCCAAGTCGCAATCAAAGTCTGCTAATCGTCCGAGCCTCCAGGACATGCTGAAGCAATCGCAGGAGTACCGCCGGGAACAGCGCTTGCTTAGGAACCAAGCCAAAAGGGCTAGAATACAGGAAAAAGCACAAGAACAACTAAAAGTAGAAGAGAAGAACCTTTCTGATAAGGAAAACAATGAGTTTCACTTTAAAAGTATGGAAGGGAGGAAAACTAAAGAGAAGAGATTTATCAAAACAATTAATACTGCTTGCACAAAATCAAATGATAATTCATCTGCAAACATTGGATTCTTAATTggcaaaaaggcaaacgacaattCTGAACATATCACCATTCCTCACCCACAGCCCTTGTCACAATCCCAAACTCAAGAACTCTATCACCTTACAATTGATCAGAAAAATACAGAACCAGTTGCTTCATTCGGACAACATGGGACTCATCAGTCCATCCCATTACCTCGGTTCTGCCAGAGTCCTGTTTACAATGAGGCCTCAAGTTGTGTACCAAAAGGAGCAGATGACCTCAGGGAAAAAGTTCTAATAAGTTCAAGCCATATTGAAAGCCACAAAGCTGACGAAGAACATAACATGAAACAGCAAAGTGAAAAACCAAGCATTGAGGTCGAGAGTTCGCAGCACATGAACCAGCTTGAGTCCTGCCTGTCCACATTAAAAGAACTGATCTCTGATCTGGGCTCCTCCCATGTCGAAATTGAAGGTAAATGTGAGGATAGTCCTCATAGGGGCAGTGAAGTGAAGCAAGACCAAAGAGACAATGAGTATCCAAAAAGACAATCGCTTGACTCTTCCAGAAGCATGCTTGAAAACTCAGATGAACAAATCAACAGCAACGTAGATAATTATCCATCAATCCAGCAGGATAAAGGAGAAGAGGTTAATTTAGCAGAGCTCAGTATGGCCAACACCTTTACACTTCCAggcaaaatcaatgaaaatgCATACCACATGAATTCTGGACAGCTTGAGGGAAGCAAAAAGCAACAGCCACCTGTGGTACCTGTGCTTTCTGTTGAAAAATGGAAGCCAGTTtccagaaatgtttttttacagcccacacttcctcaCGATTGCTCAGCACCGTTAATAAGCAATTCATATCATTTAGAAAGAGCCAGTAAGGCCAAGGGTGATCACAGCTCCATTGTCATGCTCTCTGTCAATCAATCATTGGATGTGGATACACTGTCTGAGGGGTGGCTCCCTGAGGGTTCAGGATCTGAGCAGGACTCAAGTGACCAGTTGGCTCAAGGGAAGGGTCTGACCCCTGTAAGTGTGACAGATATTGAGGCTGCGTCTTCCAAGGTGAAAAGgagattgctcatgaatgtcacAGACCTGGACAAGACTGTGGCACCCTGCAGTGAGGCATTGTCACCGGTCAGACATAGCTATAATACTTCCAAAG TTTCATTAGCTTCAATGGGGAGTGTTACAGAGGAACTAAAACGGGTCCATGCTGCTCAGGTCAAAGCGCTAGAAGAAGAGCACAGGAGACAGCAGGAAGAGCTGCGCCAG GTACTCACAGTGCGTTACTGCAAGCCCAAGAGCCCGCCCTTGCCATGCTCTCCTTCATCAGGCTCTCGTCTTGGGGACACAGTGACATTCTCTAAGCTCTCTCAG CCCCCGAGCTCTCATCTAGAGCGCTGCCTCCCCCTGCTGTTAGCGGCTGTCAAAGGCTATCTGACTCGCAGGTTGCTCAGGACTGAGAAAGTGGCACAGCTGGTGCGCACCATTGGG GACACGCAACAGTTTCTGCAGGCTTTCCAGCTGCGTAGTCCCGGAGGTGAAATCTGTAGCAAACAGGATCGTTTATTGTGGCAGAGTGTTACTCGGCAG CTGCGAGCGGCACGTTACGATTTGTATGACATCTTCTTCTGCTTGTCAATGGGGGAAAGGATGCAGTTGATCAGCTTGGACAGAGAGTTGGCAAGACAGAGAGTGCTCAGGCAGCAGGTCACTCGAAAGGTTTCCAGCCAG ATGGGGAACACGCGTTGTCCAAAAGGAAGGAGTTCTGTTTCTACCACAACACAAAAATCACTCCAGAAGAAAAGAGGCATCTT AACTCAGAAGAAGTCAGAAAAAgtgagtggagttgttttgactgaacacaaaggtggattcactaatGAGCAATCGCTCGCAACTACCGGTAAGCGAGGATGGCTGAAACCAAAGCCTGCAAGGGTCTCTCAGCGCAGTTACTCTTGTAGACCCAGATGA
- the cp110 gene encoding uncharacterized protein cp110 isoform X2, whose translation MRQHRETAQKDAVTRRLKSNQRLAYVQRILQSVQTRTLPTLEDLLEELKFGSKSFDSTNSSESSQQSVNTVAEKKTSLICPLQSTTNGAFSTNHVIPEQNHKGECLVEHCEKQISQPGFVSSVNHCFVTSESVSHEIMEDATGLSENLDIRNVCHDPQGIDNSNDSFLPKTPKTITRTPDIISYPPIDGEELERSGHESSFSHDFVELNDNSFNVYLNNSSGSDRHSGEKSINSHIDIADNQYDLPSSAVHKMKEGQKMKAVLGLPLLDSFTTTNMSELPQSPIVHCSRADQPNQSNPRNIDSVGTEVPKSQSKSANRPSLQDMLKQSQEYRREQRLLRNQAKRARIQEKAQEQLKVEEKNLSDKENNEFHFKSMEGRKTKEKRFIKTINTACTKSNDNSSANIGFLIGKKANDNSEHITIPHPQPLSQSQTQELYHLTIDQKNTEPVASFGQHGTHQSIPLPRFCQSPVYNEASSCVPKGADDLREKVLISSSHIESHKADEEHNMKQQSEKPSIEVESSQHMNQLESCLSTLKELISDLGSSHVEIEGKCEDSPHRGSEVKQDQRDNEYPKRQSLDSSRSMLENSDEQINSNVDNYPSIQQDKGEEVNLAELSMANTFTLPGKINENAYHMNSGQLEGSKKQQPPVVPVLSVEKWKPVSRNVFLQPTLPHDCSAPLISNSYHLERASKAKGDHSSIVMLSVNQSLDVDTLSEGWLPEGSGSEQDSSDQLAQGKGLTPVSVTDIEAASSKVKRRLLMNVTDLDKTVAPCSEALSPVRHSYNTSKVSLASMGSVTEELKRVHAAQVKALEEEHRRQQEELRQVLTVRYCKPKSPPLPCSPSSGSRLGDTVTFSKLSQPPSSHLERCLPLLLAAVKGYLTRRLLRTEKVAQLVRTIGDTQQFLQAFQLRSPGGEICSKQDRLLWQSVTRQLRAARYDLYDIFFCLSMGERMQLISLDRELARQRVLRQQVTRKVSSQMGNTRCPKGRSSVSTTTQKSLQKKRGILTQKKSEKVSGVVLTEHKGGFTNEQSLATTGKRGWLKPKPARVSQRSYSCRPR comes from the exons ATGAGGCAGCACAGAGAAACAGCCCAAAAAGATGCGGTGACTCGTAGATTGAAGAGCAACCAAAGACTAGCATATGTGCAAAGAATTCTACAGAGTGTTCAG acAAGGACCTTACCAACGCTGGAAGACTTACTTGAGGAGTTAAAATTTGGCTCAAAATCTTTTGATTCCACCAACTCAAGTGAATCAAGTCAGCAAAGTGTAAATACTGTGGCAGAAAAGAAGACTTCGCTTATATGTCCGTTGCAGTCCACCACAAATGGTGCTTTTTCCACCAATCATGTGATTCCtgagcaaaatcacaagggagaGTGCCTTGTTGAGCATTGTGAAAAACAAATATCCCAGCCAGGGTTCGTAAGTAGTGTGAATCACTGCTTTGTAACCTCTGAGTCCGTGTCTCATGAAATTATGGAAGACGCCACTGGTCTTTCAGAAAATCTTGACATAAGGAATGTTTGCCATGATCCACAGGGAATTGATAATTCAAATGACTCTTTCCTTCCCAAGACCCCAAAGACAATCACCAGGACGCCAGATATTATTAGCTATCCTCCCATTGATGGAGAAGAATTGGAGAGAAGTGGACACGAGTCATCCTTTTCTCACGATTTTGTAGAACTGAACGATAATAGTTTTAATGTATATCTTAACAATTCATCCGGAAGTGATCGTCATTCTGGAGAGAAAAGCATAAATAGTCACATAGACATTGCTGATAATCAATATGATCTTCCTTCTTCCGCTGTTCATAAAATGAAGGAAGGGCAAAAAATGAAGGCAGTGTTGGGACTCCCACTTTTGGATAGCTTTACCACTACAAATATGTCTGAGTTACCTCAAAGTCCAATTGTTCATTGTTCACGCGCTGATCAGCCTAATCAGAGCAATCCAAGAAATATAGACTCTGTGGGCACGGAAGTACCCAAGTCGCAATCAAAGTCTGCTAATCGTCCGAGCCTCCAGGACATGCTGAAGCAATCGCAGGAGTACCGCCGGGAACAGCGCTTGCTTAGGAACCAAGCCAAAAGGGCTAGAATACAGGAAAAAGCACAAGAACAACTAAAAGTAGAAGAGAAGAACCTTTCTGATAAGGAAAACAATGAGTTTCACTTTAAAAGTATGGAAGGGAGGAAAACTAAAGAGAAGAGATTTATCAAAACAATTAATACTGCTTGCACAAAATCAAATGATAATTCATCTGCAAACATTGGATTCTTAATTggcaaaaaggcaaacgacaattCTGAACATATCACCATTCCTCACCCACAGCCCTTGTCACAATCCCAAACTCAAGAACTCTATCACCTTACAATTGATCAGAAAAATACAGAACCAGTTGCTTCATTCGGACAACATGGGACTCATCAGTCCATCCCATTACCTCGGTTCTGCCAGAGTCCTGTTTACAATGAGGCCTCAAGTTGTGTACCAAAAGGAGCAGATGACCTCAGGGAAAAAGTTCTAATAAGTTCAAGCCATATTGAAAGCCACAAAGCTGACGAAGAACATAACATGAAACAGCAAAGTGAAAAACCAAGCATTGAGGTCGAGAGTTCGCAGCACATGAACCAGCTTGAGTCCTGCCTGTCCACATTAAAAGAACTGATCTCTGATCTGGGCTCCTCCCATGTCGAAATTGAAGGTAAATGTGAGGATAGTCCTCATAGGGGCAGTGAAGTGAAGCAAGACCAAAGAGACAATGAGTATCCAAAAAGACAATCGCTTGACTCTTCCAGAAGCATGCTTGAAAACTCAGATGAACAAATCAACAGCAACGTAGATAATTATCCATCAATCCAGCAGGATAAAGGAGAAGAGGTTAATTTAGCAGAGCTCAGTATGGCCAACACCTTTACACTTCCAggcaaaatcaatgaaaatgCATACCACATGAATTCTGGACAGCTTGAGGGAAGCAAAAAGCAACAGCCACCTGTGGTACCTGTGCTTTCTGTTGAAAAATGGAAGCCAGTTtccagaaatgtttttttacagcccacacttcctcaCGATTGCTCAGCACCGTTAATAAGCAATTCATATCATTTAGAAAGAGCCAGTAAGGCCAAGGGTGATCACAGCTCCATTGTCATGCTCTCTGTCAATCAATCATTGGATGTGGATACACTGTCTGAGGGGTGGCTCCCTGAGGGTTCAGGATCTGAGCAGGACTCAAGTGACCAGTTGGCTCAAGGGAAGGGTCTGACCCCTGTAAGTGTGACAGATATTGAGGCTGCGTCTTCCAAGGTGAAAAGgagattgctcatgaatgtcacAGACCTGGACAAGACTGTGGCACCCTGCAGTGAGGCATTGTCACCGGTCAGACATAGCTATAATACTTCCAAAG TTTCATTAGCTTCAATGGGGAGTGTTACAGAGGAACTAAAACGGGTCCATGCTGCTCAGGTCAAAGCGCTAGAAGAAGAGCACAGGAGACAGCAGGAAGAGCTGCGCCAG GTACTCACAGTGCGTTACTGCAAGCCCAAGAGCCCGCCCTTGCCATGCTCTCCTTCATCAGGCTCTCGTCTTGGGGACACAGTGACATTCTCTAAGCTCTCTCAG CCCCCGAGCTCTCATCTAGAGCGCTGCCTCCCCCTGCTGTTAGCGGCTGTCAAAGGCTATCTGACTCGCAGGTTGCTCAGGACTGAGAAAGTGGCACAGCTGGTGCGCACCATTGGG GACACGCAACAGTTTCTGCAGGCTTTCCAGCTGCGTAGTCCCGGAGGTGAAATCTGTAGCAAACAGGATCGTTTATTGTGGCAGAGTGTTACTCGGCAG CTGCGAGCGGCACGTTACGATTTGTATGACATCTTCTTCTGCTTGTCAATGGGGGAAAGGATGCAGTTGATCAGCTTGGACAGAGAGTTGGCAAGACAGAGAGTGCTCAGGCAGCAGGTCACTCGAAAGGTTTCCAGCCAG ATGGGGAACACGCGTTGTCCAAAAGGAAGGAGTTCTGTTTCTACCACAACACAAAAATCACTCCAGAAGAAAAGAGGCATCTT AACTCAGAAGAAGTCAGAAAAAgtgagtggagttgttttgactgaacacaaaggtggattcactaatGAGCAATCGCTCGCAACTACCGGTAAGCGAGGATGGCTGAAACCAAAGCCTGCAAGGGTCTCTCAGCGCAGTTACTCTTGTAGACCCAGATGA